A stretch of DNA from bacterium:
GCGCCTCGTCGATGGTCTTGCCCTTGACCATCTCCGTGCACATCGAGCTGGTGGCGATGGCGGCGCCGCACCCGAACGTCTTGAACTTCGCGTCCACGATGCGGTCGTCATCGACCTTGATGTAGATCTTCATGATGTCGCCGCAGGCCGCGTTGCCGACCGTGCCCACGCCGCTGGCGTCGGCGATCTCGCCGACGTTCCGCGGGTTCTGGAAGTGGTCCATCACTTTCTCGGTGTATATGGCCATGGCTTCGTGCCTCCTCCCGTGTTCCTACCTTTTCACTAGGATACCGCAATCGCCCGAACGTTGCAGCCCCCGCCGGACGCGGCTTTACCCGGGGACGCAAGCCCCGACGGGGCAGACCTCCCCACAGGTGTCGCAGTCGCTGCACCTCTCGGGATCGACCAGATAGCGCTCCCCGCCGTCGCAGATCGCCTGCTGCGGACATTCCGCCTGGCAGGCGCCGCAGACGATGCACTCCCCGGTGATGCGGTGGCTCATCGGACCGGCGGCCGGGATCAGGCGGTGCGAGGACCGGCTGACGGTCGCTTCTGGCAGGCCGGGCAGAGGTGCGTGCCGCGCCCGCCAACGCGGATGTAGGCGATGGTCCCCCCGCACTTCACGCAGGGCTCCCCCGCGCGCTTGTACACCCGGTGGTGCTTCTGGTAGGTGCCGGGGCGGTTGCGGCTGTCGCGGTAGTCCGAAACGGACGAGCCGCGGCAGGAGATCGCCGTCTGCAGGACCCGCCGTATGGCGCCGTGGAGCAGGCGGCTCTTGCCCCGGGTGACTTCCGAAGCCCGAGTCAGCGGGTGCACCCCCGCGCGGTGCAGCGACTCGTCGACATAGATGTTGCCGAGGCCGGCGATCACCCGCTGGTCGAGCAGCAGCGGCTTGATCGGCCGGCGCGACGCCGCGAGCAGCCCGCGGAAGTCCTCGAGCCCCACCAGCAGCGCGTCGGGACCCAGTTCGTTGAGCAGGCCCGCGGCGGTCTCGTTGCCCTGCACGATGTCGAGAGAGCCGAAGCGCCGGGTGTCCTCGAAGGCGAGCGCCAGGTCGGAGTCGGCGAAGTCCAGGCGCAGCCGGTCGCGCGTGGAGCGCGGACTGCGGCTCGGCACCAGGACGAGCTTGCCGGTCATGCGCAGGTGGAAGACCAGCAGGGCGCCGTTCGAGAGGTGGAAGAGGAGAAACTTGCCCTTGCGGTTGAGCCCGATGACGCGTCCCCCGCGGACCTTGCCCAGCGCCGCGGGCGTGTTCTGACCGCGGAGCCGATCACAGAAGACCCGCACCTGACGGACCCGCTGCCCGAGGAGGCTCTCCCTCAGGCCCACCACCATCGTTTCTACTTCAGGAAGTTCTGGCATCTCCTCACGTTGCTACGTTTTCCACGTCTGGTCATCATAATATAGACAATTTGGAGGAAAAGGCTATCGAATTGTTGGTGCGCCAGGGGCTGAACAGGGGAAAAGGAGTGTGAAAATGCCGATGTACGAGTATCGATGCGGCGGCTGCGGCCACAAGATCGAGCGTTACGAGGCCGGGCGGGCCGCATCCGAGGGAGCGGAAAAGTGCCCGGAGTGCGGCAGGACGAGTCTGCGGCGGGTCTTCTCGACGTTCGCGTCGAACTGCTGCGGTGACGGCGACGGCGGCGGGTCTCTGCCCGCCTCCGGCGGCTGTGGCGGGGGTTCCAGCCACTTCTCCTGAGGGTGATCCGGCGCCGGCGGTCGGCCGGCAGACAGTCCTGAGCGGAAATCCCCCTTTCTCCCCCTGTGCCACTGGGGGAAGAGGGGGATCTTTCGTTCCCGTGCTATACTCATTCACTTGAACCGGGGGGCCGTCTTGCGCCAACTGCTCGAGATCGAAGACCTGCGGGTGGAGTTCACCGTCAAGGGGCGGTCGTTCGCAGCGGTCTCGGACGTCGGCCTGAAGCTGGACCGCGGCCGCACGCTCGGTCTGGTCGGCGAGTCGGGGTCCGGCAAGACCGTGACCTCGCTCGCGGTGCTGCGCCTGGTCCCCGCCCCCGCGGGGCGCATCGCCGGCGGGCACATCTGGTTCCAGGACCGAGATCTCGCCGCGCTGCCGGAGAAGGAGATGGTCGCCATCCGCGGCCGGGACATCTCGATGGTCTTCCAGGAGCCGATGACGTCGCTCAATCCGGTGTTCACCGCCGGGGACCAGGTGGCGGAGGTCTACCGGATCCACCTGCGGCTCGGCCGCCGGGAGGCCTTCGAGCGCGCGGTGGAGATGCTGAAGAAGGTCGGCATCCCGGACCCGGCGCGGCGCGCGCGCGAGTACCCGCACCAGATGAGCGGGGGGATGCGCCAGCGCGTGCTCATCGCCATCGCGCTGGCCTGCCGGCCCGCGCTGCTCATCGCCGACGAGCCGACGACCGCGCTCGACGTCACCGTGCAGGCGCAGATCCTGACGCTGATGGAGCAGCTGCGCGACGAGATGGGGACGGCGCTGCTGCTCATCACGCACGACCTCGGGGTGGTGGCGGAGTCCGCGGACGACGTCGCGGTGATGTATGCCGGGCGGATCGTCGAGCAGGCCGCCTGCCGCCCGCTCTTCGAATCGCCGTGGCATCCCTACACCGAGGGGTTGCTGCGCTCGCGGCCGGTGCTCGGCAGGCGGGGGACCGGCCGGCACCTCGACGCGATCCCCGGGACGGTCCCCGACCTCAGGCACCCGCTGCCCGGCTGCCCGTTCGAGCCACGCTGCCCGCGGCGCCAGGGCATCTGCGTCGAGCGGATGCCGCAGCTCGAGGAGAAGTCCCCCGGGCGCCTCGCGCGCTGCTGGATCCCGCCAGCGCCCGGCAACAGGCCATGAACAGCGCATTCAGCGGGCGCTTCCAGAGGGGGACAGGCCCCCCTCCGGCGCGGCTTCGCCGCTGCCTCCCCCGGGATAGGGGACGAAGATGGCATCAGGGTTGCTGAGCGTCCGGGGGCTCGTCAAGTACTTCCCCGTCCGCGGGGGCTTCTGGCAGCGCCCGGTCGGCTGGGTGCACGCGGTCGAGAGCGTGGACTTCGACATCGCGCCGGGCAGGACGCTGAGCCTCGTCGGCGAGACCGGCTGCGGCAAGTCGACCGTCGGCCGCTGCGTGCTGCGGCTCATCGAGCCGACGGGGGGCGAGGTCCTCTTCGAGGGCGCGGACCTGCTGCGCCTCGGCCGGGAGGAGCTGCGGCGGATCCGGCGGCAGATGCAGATCATCTTCCAGGACCCGTACTCGTCGCTCAACCCGCGCATGAGCGTGCTGGCGACCGTCGGCGAGCCGCTGCTGCTGCACGGCACGGTCCCG
This window harbors:
- the nifU gene encoding Fe-S cluster assembly scaffold protein NifU, giving the protein MYTEKVMDHFQNPRNVGEIADASGVGTVGNAACGDIMKIYIKVDDDRIVDAKFKTFGCGAAIATSSMCTEMVKGKTIDEALAITREQVAEELGGLPPVKMHCSNLAADALHAAIKEYQCKKAGNCTTAPEPPKAG
- a CDS encoding 4Fe-4S binding protein, producing MSHRITGECIVCGACQAECPQQAICDGGERYLVDPERCSDCDTCGEVCPVGACVPG
- the mutM gene encoding bifunctional DNA-formamidopyrimidine glycosylase/DNA-(apurinic or apyrimidinic site) lyase, producing MPELPEVETMVVGLRESLLGQRVRQVRVFCDRLRGQNTPAALGKVRGGRVIGLNRKGKFLLFHLSNGALLVFHLRMTGKLVLVPSRSPRSTRDRLRLDFADSDLALAFEDTRRFGSLDIVQGNETAAGLLNELGPDALLVGLEDFRGLLAASRRPIKPLLLDQRVIAGLGNIYVDESLHRAGVHPLTRASEVTRGKSRLLHGAIRRVLQTAISCRGSSVSDYRDSRNRPGTYQKHHRVYKRAGEPCVKCGGTIAYIRVGGRGTHLCPACQKRPSAGPRTA
- a CDS encoding zinc ribbon domain-containing protein — protein: MPMYEYRCGGCGHKIERYEAGRAASEGAEKCPECGRTSLRRVFSTFASNCCGDGDGGGSLPASGGCGGGSSHFS
- a CDS encoding ABC transporter ATP-binding protein; amino-acid sequence: MRQLLEIEDLRVEFTVKGRSFAAVSDVGLKLDRGRTLGLVGESGSGKTVTSLAVLRLVPAPAGRIAGGHIWFQDRDLAALPEKEMVAIRGRDISMVFQEPMTSLNPVFTAGDQVAEVYRIHLRLGRREAFERAVEMLKKVGIPDPARRAREYPHQMSGGMRQRVLIAIALACRPALLIADEPTTALDVTVQAQILTLMEQLRDEMGTALLLITHDLGVVAESADDVAVMYAGRIVEQAACRPLFESPWHPYTEGLLRSRPVLGRRGTGRHLDAIPGTVPDLRHPLPGCPFEPRCPRRQGICVERMPQLEEKSPGRLARCWIPPAPGNRP